From a region of the Chondrinema litorale genome:
- a CDS encoding DMP19 family protein — MYKIEPINKEIADSLKAYELTNRAFTNIALTFTNGNNDLKSQLDKKSIEERTLYYVSILDMQVLNGGIYQFFSNYGNQYDTEIINAIETIDRNELANAFKKICTFATKEFEQVKGDYDKFDKS, encoded by the coding sequence ATGTATAAAATAGAACCCATAAATAAAGAAATTGCGGATAGTCTAAAAGCATATGAATTAACAAATCGAGCTTTTACGAATATTGCCTTAACCTTTACAAATGGTAATAATGATTTAAAATCACAATTAGATAAAAAATCAATTGAAGAAAGAACCTTATACTATGTTTCAATTTTAGATATGCAAGTCCTTAATGGAGGTATTTACCAGTTCTTCAGTAATTATGGGAATCAATATGATACAGAAATTATTAATGCCATAGAAACAATAGACAGAAATGAACTAGCAAATGCTTTTAAGAAAATTTGTACGTTTGCAACGAAGGAATTTGAACAAGTAAAAGGTGACTATGATAAATTCGATAAGTCTTAG
- a CDS encoding helix-turn-helix transcriptional regulator, with product MEGDDVKRISRLTAILTQLQSKRRLTAASLADKFGVSTRTIYRDIKALEKAGVPILTEEGKGYTLMEGYRIPPIMFTEKQVNALILAEQLVLRSKDASFVQDYSEAIDKIKSILRYTIQDKANLLTDRTQYKEALNQERSSSNLSELQNALTNYKLVKIKYINKEGSTTDRIIEPFAILSAENWYLIAWCRLRKEFRFFRPDRIQSMEILSENFEPHKLTLQDYFDKYQ from the coding sequence ATGGAAGGAGACGATGTTAAAAGGATTTCGAGACTGACTGCGATTTTAACACAGTTACAGTCCAAAAGAAGGTTGACAGCAGCAAGTCTTGCTGATAAATTTGGTGTGAGCACTCGAACGATTTATCGGGATATAAAAGCACTTGAAAAAGCGGGTGTTCCCATTTTAACTGAAGAAGGAAAGGGCTACACCTTAATGGAAGGTTATAGAATTCCACCAATCATGTTTACTGAAAAACAAGTAAACGCCTTGATACTGGCAGAACAGCTCGTTTTGAGAAGCAAGGATGCCTCATTTGTACAAGATTATTCAGAGGCTATTGATAAAATTAAGTCCATTCTAAGATATACTATTCAAGACAAAGCCAATCTATTAACAGATAGAACGCAATATAAAGAGGCACTTAATCAGGAAAGAAGCAGCAGTAATTTGTCTGAGCTACAAAACGCGCTTACCAACTACAAGCTGGTCAAAATAAAGTATATCAATAAAGAAGGTTCCACTACAGACAGAATTATCGAACCATTTGCCATTTTGAGTGCCGAAAATTGGTATCTAATTGCTTGGTGCCGCTTGCGAAAAGAATTTAGATTTTTTCGGCCAGACAGAATTCAAAGCATGGAAATTCTATCAGAAAATTTTGAGCCTCACAAATTGACTTTACAAGACTATTTTGACAAATACCAATAA
- a CDS encoding ArsR/SmtB family transcription factor, with amino-acid sequence MRRDVFQAIADPTRRAIIGLIALQAMTPNAIADNFNTSRQAVSKHLRILSECELVSQEQQGREIYYQLEVEKLKEIDQWLAQYRKIWETRFNQLDDILSTMKKNKK; translated from the coding sequence ATGAGAAGAGATGTTTTTCAAGCAATTGCAGACCCAACAAGGCGAGCCATAATTGGTTTAATAGCATTACAGGCAATGACACCAAATGCTATTGCTGATAACTTCAATACATCAAGACAAGCAGTATCTAAGCATTTACGGATTCTGTCGGAGTGTGAACTGGTAAGCCAAGAGCAACAGGGGCGCGAGATTTATTACCAACTTGAAGTAGAAAAGCTGAAAGAAATTGATCAATGGTTAGCGCAATATCGCAAGATTTGGGAGACAAGATTCAATCAATTAGATGACATATTATCAACAATGAAAAAAAATAAAAAATGA
- the istB gene encoding IS21-like element helper ATPase IstB, translated as MDTTVLKKLSQMRFYGMQHAYKALLENGKQDALTNDEMIALLVQAEWEDRENRKIGRYLKSAKFRYPASVEELDLTAQRGLDRTLMLRLADCTFVQRKENVLITGPTGAGKSYIASALGHQACMSGHRALYFNAQKMFPQLNMSKADGTYLKQLARIEKHELLIIDDFGLQPLDANSRMMLLEVLEDRHGVKSTIMASQLPVASWYDVIGDSTIADAILDRLLNSSHRIELKGESMRKVKVK; from the coding sequence ATGGATACTACGGTATTGAAAAAATTGTCGCAGATGCGCTTTTATGGCATGCAACATGCCTACAAAGCACTACTGGAAAACGGTAAACAGGATGCATTGACCAATGATGAGATGATCGCTCTATTGGTACAGGCCGAATGGGAGGACAGGGAGAACCGCAAGATAGGGCGCTATCTAAAGTCTGCCAAGTTCCGTTATCCGGCCAGTGTGGAGGAACTCGACCTCACTGCACAACGTGGCCTTGACAGGACATTGATGTTGCGCCTTGCCGACTGCACTTTCGTTCAACGGAAGGAAAATGTACTCATTACAGGACCTACCGGGGCAGGTAAAAGTTACATCGCCTCTGCATTGGGGCATCAGGCCTGTATGTCAGGCCACAGGGCACTGTATTTCAATGCACAGAAGATGTTCCCCCAACTCAATATGTCCAAGGCAGATGGCACCTATCTCAAGCAGTTGGCCAGGATAGAAAAACATGAACTGCTTATCATAGACGATTTTGGCTTACAGCCCCTAGATGCCAACTCAAGGATGATGCTATTGGAGGTCCTAGAAGATAGGCATGGAGTGAAATCTACCATTATGGCCTCTCAGTTGCCAGTGGCAAGTTGGTATGATGTCATAGGGGATAGCACGATTGCGGACGCTATTTTAGATAGATTGCTCAATTCTTCCCATAGGATAGAACTCAAGGGGGAATCCATGAGGAAGGTCAAAGTAAAATGA
- a CDS encoding alpha/beta fold hydrolase: MAKAIKKSEAQKLLAVVGMLSFSIFQLHAQSIKPVESGYAPVNGIKVYYEVYGEPTSEPIILLHGAFYTIEMNWAELIPELAKFRKVIAIEMQGHGHSPHSDRKLDIATLANDVEEVMNYLKIDSADVAGYSMGGSVAYQFAVQSPERLKKLVIISSTYKTEGWLPIVNNAFEDFKPEYFDNTPLQTAYNTAAPDKTKWRKFLKVMFDFAKEPFNCGDDNIAKITAPVLIIAGDNDGVDKVELMKTYQLLGGGVTADIQPMPKSQLAIVPSQSHVSVMMQTETILSYLKGFLN, from the coding sequence ATGGCAAAAGCAATTAAAAAAAGCGAAGCCCAAAAGCTGTTGGCAGTTGTTGGTATGCTTTCATTTTCTATATTTCAGTTACATGCGCAGTCGATTAAACCTGTTGAAAGTGGCTATGCTCCCGTTAATGGAATTAAAGTGTATTACGAAGTATATGGTGAGCCTACAAGTGAGCCTATAATTTTATTGCACGGTGCCTTTTACACCATAGAGATGAACTGGGCTGAGTTAATTCCAGAACTGGCTAAGTTTAGAAAAGTAATTGCCATTGAAATGCAAGGGCACGGGCATTCACCTCACTCAGACAGAAAATTAGACATTGCTACCTTAGCAAATGATGTGGAAGAAGTAATGAATTACTTAAAGATCGATAGTGCTGATGTAGCAGGCTATAGTATGGGTGGCTCTGTGGCATATCAGTTTGCTGTACAAAGTCCTGAGCGTTTAAAAAAATTGGTTATCATTTCCTCTACTTACAAAACTGAGGGTTGGCTGCCAATCGTGAACAATGCTTTTGAAGATTTTAAGCCTGAATATTTTGATAACACCCCGCTACAAACAGCATACAATACAGCGGCACCTGATAAAACCAAATGGAGAAAGTTTTTAAAGGTGATGTTTGATTTTGCCAAAGAACCATTTAACTGTGGAGACGACAACATCGCAAAAATTACCGCCCCAGTATTAATCATTGCAGGCGATAATGATGGAGTTGATAAAGTTGAATTGATGAAAACATATCAACTATTGGGTGGAGGTGTTACTGCAGATATACAACCCATGCCCAAATCTCAATTGGCAATTGTTCCTTCTCAAAGTCATGTAAGTGTAATGATGCAAACAGAAACAATTTTAAGTTACCTAAAAGGATTTCTAAATTGA
- a CDS encoding SRPBCC family protein — protein sequence MNSLLFDFTVDKAAKTVFITREFNAELPLVWEAFTNKEILDQWWAPKPFISKTKLMDFKEGGRRFYVMLSPEGEELGWQIQDYTSISPKTNFKFFNVFADKDETPHLPGSNWDLNFSEHNGVTSVSITIYNDSLERMERMIEMGFKEGFTQTLDALETLLEK from the coding sequence ATGAACAGTTTACTATTTGATTTTACGGTTGACAAAGCCGCCAAAACAGTATTTATAACCAGAGAGTTTAATGCTGAGCTTCCACTTGTTTGGGAGGCATTTACAAATAAAGAAATCCTTGATCAGTGGTGGGCTCCCAAGCCTTTTATTTCCAAAACCAAATTGATGGACTTTAAAGAGGGAGGCCGAAGATTCTATGTAATGTTGAGCCCAGAAGGAGAGGAGCTAGGTTGGCAAATACAAGACTATACATCTATAAGCCCAAAAACCAACTTTAAATTTTTTAATGTTTTTGCAGACAAAGACGAAACGCCTCATCTACCTGGCTCAAATTGGGATTTGAATTTCAGTGAACATAATGGAGTAACCTCGGTGAGCATAACAATCTATAACGATTCTCTGGAGCGCATGGAAAGAATGATTGAAATGGGCTTCAAAGAAGGTTTCACACAGACTTTAGACGCATTAGAAACATTATTAGAAAAATAA
- a CDS encoding YdeI/OmpD-associated family protein, whose amino-acid sequence MDKDIETFYPQSQTDWRNWLEKNHQSKQSVWLVQFKSSTKIASISWSEAVDEALCFGWIDSTRKTIDEKSYMQYFTRRKPNSTWSKINKEKVANLIKNNRMTKSGFDSIEIAKQNGSWSMLDEVEALIVPEDLDKELVNYEDAKEFFDSLSKSAKKILLHWVISAKRPETRQKRILEIAQNASKKQKPKQFR is encoded by the coding sequence ATGGATAAGGATATAGAAACATTTTATCCTCAAAGCCAAACAGACTGGCGCAATTGGCTGGAGAAAAATCATCAGTCAAAACAGTCTGTTTGGCTTGTTCAATTTAAGTCATCTACGAAAATTGCTTCCATAAGCTGGAGCGAAGCGGTAGATGAAGCTTTATGTTTTGGTTGGATAGACAGTACAAGAAAGACGATTGATGAAAAGAGTTACATGCAATATTTCACCAGAAGGAAACCAAATAGTACATGGTCAAAAATAAATAAGGAAAAAGTAGCCAACCTCATTAAAAACAACCGAATGACGAAATCAGGCTTCGATAGTATAGAAATTGCCAAACAGAATGGTTCTTGGTCAATGTTAGATGAAGTTGAAGCACTTATTGTTCCAGAAGATTTAGATAAAGAATTGGTAAATTACGAAGACGCAAAAGAATTCTTTGATAGCTTAAGTAAGTCAGCTAAAAAGATTTTATTGCACTGGGTCATCTCAGCAAAAAGACCTGAGACAAGGCAAAAGAGGATACTAGAAATTGCACAAAATGCTAGTAAAAAACAGAAACCAAAACAATTTAGATGA
- a CDS encoding alpha/beta fold hydrolase, with amino-acid sequence MTNVLNSILAETGFPKPTTISVNGVELEVFEAGRQNAGKPIVLCHGWPEHAFSWRYQVPAFVEAGYHVIVPNQRGYGNSSRPIKVTDYDIEHLAGDLIALLDYYGYKEATFVGHDWGAMVTWWLTLLHPTRVKRIIALAVPYQVRGERPWIEWMEEIFGGDYYFVHFNRQPGVADAILDENAPQFLRNIFRKNIPQNIPEPGMAMINLAKAKEAQGEPVMSENELAVFVSSFESTGFTGSINWYRNLDRNWQLLANANPIIQQPTLMIYGNQDVIPKFEGLSAFVPNVEEVSLDCGHWIQQEKPEETNKAILKWLAQQNG; translated from the coding sequence ATGACAAACGTTTTGAACTCAATTCTTGCTGAAACAGGATTTCCAAAGCCTACTACAATTTCGGTCAATGGTGTAGAACTAGAAGTCTTTGAAGCAGGTCGACAAAATGCAGGAAAACCGATTGTATTATGTCATGGTTGGCCAGAGCATGCCTTTTCTTGGCGTTATCAAGTGCCAGCTTTTGTAGAAGCAGGTTACCATGTGATTGTCCCAAACCAACGGGGTTATGGTAATTCATCTCGTCCGATAAAAGTTACTGACTATGACATTGAGCACTTAGCTGGAGATCTTATCGCACTGCTCGATTATTACGGATACAAGGAGGCTACCTTTGTAGGACATGATTGGGGAGCGATGGTTACTTGGTGGTTAACACTGTTACATCCAACCCGTGTAAAGAGAATTATTGCCTTGGCTGTACCTTACCAAGTACGCGGAGAAAGACCTTGGATCGAGTGGATGGAAGAAATATTTGGTGGCGATTACTATTTTGTTCACTTTAACCGACAACCGGGAGTGGCAGATGCCATTCTAGATGAAAATGCTCCACAATTCCTTCGCAATATATTCCGTAAGAACATTCCCCAAAACATACCTGAACCAGGCATGGCTATGATCAATCTCGCCAAAGCAAAAGAAGCACAGGGTGAGCCTGTTATGAGTGAAAATGAACTTGCTGTTTTCGTCTCATCTTTCGAATCAACAGGCTTTACAGGAAGTATAAATTGGTACAGGAATCTTGATCGCAACTGGCAATTATTGGCGAATGCAAACCCCATCATCCAACAACCAACACTTATGATCTATGGAAATCAGGATGTGATACCAAAGTTTGAAGGATTATCTGCATTTGTGCCCAATGTTGAAGAAGTGAGTTTAGACTGTGGCCATTGGATTCAGCAAGAAAAACCAGAGGAAACCAACAAGGCAATCTTAAAATGGTTAGCACAACAAAATGGATAA
- a CDS encoding DDE-type integrase/transposase/recombinase produces the protein MITDAYSKKIVGWSIRNDLGLEGPLEALKMAIKNRKYPERELIHHSDRGRLQGIQYCSKAYIKLLKKHKVKVSMTQSGNPYDNALAERMNNTIKNEFLEGRGIMDLSSGKQQLAQIIWVYNECRLHWSARHPVLILKHQNKFTSMI, from the coding sequence TTGATTACAGATGCATACTCAAAAAAAATAGTTGGATGGTCAATACGAAATGATTTAGGCTTAGAAGGGCCATTAGAGGCCTTGAAGATGGCTATAAAAAACAGGAAATATCCAGAACGAGAATTGATTCATCATTCTGATCGGGGGCGCCTGCAAGGTATTCAATATTGCAGCAAAGCATATATCAAGCTATTAAAAAAGCACAAAGTCAAAGTTAGTATGACTCAAAGTGGTAATCCATATGACAACGCCTTGGCAGAACGGATGAACAATACGATTAAAAATGAATTTTTAGAAGGTAGAGGAATAATGGATTTATCGTCTGGTAAGCAGCAACTAGCTCAAATTATATGGGTTTACAATGAATGCCGATTACATTGGAGTGCCCGGCACCCGGTCTTGATTTTAAAACACCAGAACAAGTTCACCAGCATGATTTAA
- a CDS encoding bacteriocin immunity protein, which yields MHLRNKLLPTATEDRISRILGLIKEIEINIDSGKSTENFIIRFNKITQRNYDREYFQTYWNSQSIEDFAREASQPLPEKIEDITKEELIEVVNRIRNGDENTTFYLELLDRNLPHPRISDLIFYPESDGLTDESTSEEIVEKAKAFRAIQL from the coding sequence ATGCATTTAAGGAATAAACTATTACCAACTGCAACAGAAGATCGAATTTCAAGAATCCTCGGTCTGATCAAGGAAATTGAAATCAATATTGATTCTGGAAAGTCTACTGAAAATTTCATTATAAGATTCAATAAAATAACTCAAAGAAATTATGATCGAGAATATTTCCAAACCTATTGGAATTCACAGAGCATAGAGGATTTTGCTAGAGAAGCTTCACAGCCACTGCCAGAAAAAATTGAAGATATAACCAAGGAAGAACTCATAGAGGTCGTTAATAGAATTCGAAATGGCGATGAAAACACGACTTTTTATCTTGAGTTGTTGGATAGAAATCTTCCTCATCCTAGAATAAGTGATTTAATATTTTACCCAGAGAGTGATGGTTTAACTGACGAATCTACATCAGAGGAAATTGTTGAGAAAGCAAAAGCCTTTAGAGCGATACAATTGTAA
- a CDS encoding DUF7716 domain-containing protein, which translates to MTLKEAILNCNQYGEAEELIYQVFAKRIVGKFESNSEAIVLALTEVESELNIKEIAESKCPGFDYFLELYIIQEIFQNMEDTDEYKSDEAKVKRTIYYAEFDA; encoded by the coding sequence ATGACATTGAAAGAGGCAATATTGAATTGTAATCAGTACGGAGAAGCTGAAGAATTGATATATCAAGTTTTTGCTAAAAGAATAGTTGGCAAGTTTGAGAGTAATTCTGAAGCTATTGTTTTAGCACTTACTGAAGTCGAATCAGAGCTTAATATTAAAGAAATTGCTGAATCTAAATGCCCGGGTTTTGATTATTTTCTTGAGTTATACATTATACAAGAAATATTTCAAAACATGGAGGATACTGATGAATATAAATCAGATGAAGCCAAAGTAAAAAGGACAATTTACTATGCAGAATTTGATGCTTAA